Proteins encoded by one window of Terriglobales bacterium:
- a CDS encoding transposase: MPAGLKRYYGAQHLHFITSSCYRRQTYLGSAKRRDLFLRILEEVRKKYRFVVVGYVVMPEHFHLLISEPEVGNPSTVLQVLKQRVARRARRRKRRSSSQPLLWEAAEGPATFWQTRFYDFNVFTAKKRIEKLKYMHRNPVKRGLVTTPGLWRWSRYRAHAFDESGPVLLNQWPAAGLSQRLART, from the coding sequence GTGCCTGCCGGGCTAAAACGATACTATGGCGCACAGCACCTGCACTTTATCACCTCGAGCTGCTATCGCCGGCAAACCTATCTTGGCTCAGCAAAACGCCGCGACTTGTTTCTCCGCATCCTGGAAGAAGTCCGGAAGAAGTATCGCTTCGTGGTAGTCGGATATGTAGTCATGCCCGAACACTTTCACCTGCTGATCTCCGAGCCTGAGGTCGGAAACCCTTCGACCGTGCTCCAAGTGCTGAAGCAGCGGGTGGCGCGCCGTGCGCGGCGGCGCAAGAGAAGAAGCTCCAGCCAGCCGTTGCTCTGGGAAGCAGCCGAGGGCCCGGCCACGTTCTGGCAAACCCGCTTCTACGACTTCAATGTATTCACGGCAAAGAAGCGCATCGAAAAGCTCAAGTACATGCACCGCAATCCAGTGAAACGCGGCCTGGTCACCACGCCCGGGCTGTGGCGCTGGAGCCGTTATCGAGCGCATGCGTTCGACGAGTCCGGCCCGGTGCTGCTCAACC
- a CDS encoding MerR family transcriptional regulator encodes MAQGIQIGKVAEQTGLSIDTIRFYQKIGLVKQPARSEGGFRLFSESEIRDLVFIQKAQELGFSLTEIKQLSVLNQQHDHACSQVRDLLTSKLREIHEKADQLLRLEGELKRALRKCNRDLRSNKGSRHEECCPLLKNLERKSAKRRQRRHDP; translated from the coding sequence ATGGCACAGGGCATTCAGATCGGCAAAGTCGCGGAGCAGACCGGCCTCAGCATTGACACGATTCGCTTTTATCAGAAGATCGGCCTGGTCAAGCAGCCGGCCCGCAGCGAGGGCGGATTCCGGCTGTTCAGCGAGAGTGAAATAAGGGACCTGGTCTTCATTCAGAAGGCCCAAGAGCTCGGGTTTTCCCTGACCGAAATCAAGCAATTGTCTGTCCTGAATCAGCAGCATGACCACGCCTGCTCTCAGGTGCGCGACCTGCTTACCAGCAAACTCAGAGAAATTCACGAGAAAGCGGACCAGCTCTTGCGGCTTGAGGGAGAGCTGAAAAGGGCGCTCCGAAAATGCAACCGCGACCTGCGCTCCAATAAGGGATCGCGGCACGAGGAGTGCTGTCCGCTGCTGAAGAACCTGGAACGAAAGAGCGCCAAACGACGGCAGCGTCGCCATGATCCCTAA
- the merT gene encoding mercuric ion transporter MerT yields the protein MGGARGTRTALFAGGIAATLASVCCLGPLLLVTVGVSGAWIGNLTRLEPYRPIFIVVAVAALFFAWRSIYRPAQACEPGEVCAVPQTRRLYKILFWASVALTLVALLYPYFAKYFY from the coding sequence GTGGGCGGTGCTCGGGGAACGCGCACCGCGCTATTCGCAGGAGGGATCGCCGCGACTTTGGCGTCGGTCTGTTGTCTTGGCCCTCTGCTTCTGGTCACAGTCGGCGTCAGCGGCGCTTGGATCGGAAACCTGACGCGGCTTGAGCCGTACCGCCCAATTTTCATTGTTGTCGCGGTAGCGGCCCTGTTTTTTGCGTGGCGGAGCATTTATCGGCCGGCGCAGGCGTGCGAGCCCGGCGAAGTTTGTGCTGTGCCGCAGACGCGTCGTCTTTACAAAATCCTGTTTTGGGCCAGCGTGGCGCTCACTTTGGTCGCGCTGTTGTATC